The Cellulomonas sp. S1-8 genome has a window encoding:
- the trpB gene encoding tryptophan synthase subunit beta, which produces MRDVLLGGGPLATHEGPYFGDFGGRFVPEALIAALDELETAYHKALADPTFSDELERLHRTYTGRPSPLTEVPRFARHVGDGVRVFLKREDLNHTGSHKINNVLGQALLVKRMGKRRVIAETGAGQHGVAAATAAALLDLECTVYMGEEDTQRQALNVARMQLLGATVVPVTIGSRTLKDAINEALRDWVANVDTTHYMLGTVTGPHPFPEMVRDFHKIIGDEARAQLLDETGRLPDAVVACVGGGSNAMGIFNAFLDDPEVRLFGFEAGGEGIASGRHSARFSGGVPGVLHGARSYLLQDEDGQTLPSHSVSAGLDYPSVGPEHAWLHDTGRAQYRPVTDAEAMEAFRLLCRTEGIIPAIESAHALAGAMQLGAEAATWSQDGSEPIVLINLSGRGDKDVATAAAWFRLIEDKPVLKADEGEQL; this is translated from the coding sequence ATGCGCGACGTGCTGCTCGGCGGCGGGCCGCTGGCCACGCACGAGGGCCCCTACTTCGGCGACTTCGGGGGGCGGTTCGTCCCCGAGGCGCTGATCGCGGCCCTGGACGAGCTCGAGACCGCTTACCACAAGGCCCTCGCCGATCCGACCTTCTCGGACGAGCTCGAGCGTCTGCACCGCACCTACACGGGTCGCCCGAGCCCGCTGACGGAGGTGCCGCGGTTCGCGCGGCACGTGGGCGACGGGGTGCGCGTCTTCCTCAAGCGGGAGGACCTGAACCACACCGGCTCGCACAAGATCAACAACGTCCTGGGCCAGGCCCTGCTGGTCAAGCGCATGGGCAAGCGGCGTGTGATCGCCGAGACCGGCGCCGGTCAGCACGGCGTCGCCGCTGCTACCGCCGCCGCGCTGCTCGACCTCGAGTGCACCGTGTACATGGGCGAGGAGGACACGCAGCGCCAGGCGCTCAACGTCGCTCGCATGCAGCTGCTCGGCGCCACGGTCGTCCCCGTGACGATCGGCTCGCGGACGCTCAAGGACGCGATCAACGAGGCGCTGCGCGACTGGGTCGCCAACGTCGACACGACGCACTACATGCTCGGCACCGTCACCGGCCCGCACCCGTTCCCGGAGATGGTGCGCGACTTCCACAAGATCATCGGCGACGAGGCGCGCGCGCAGCTGCTCGACGAGACGGGCCGGCTGCCCGACGCGGTCGTCGCGTGCGTCGGCGGCGGGTCCAACGCGATGGGCATCTTCAACGCCTTCCTCGACGACCCCGAGGTGCGGCTGTTCGGCTTCGAGGCCGGTGGCGAGGGCATCGCGTCCGGCCGCCACTCCGCGCGGTTCTCGGGTGGCGTGCCCGGTGTGCTGCACGGCGCGCGCAGCTACCTCCTGCAGGACGAGGACGGTCAGACCCTGCCGAGCCACTCCGTGTCGGCCGGCCTGGACTACCCGAGCGTCGGACCGGAGCACGCCTGGCTGCACGACACGGGCCGCGCGCAGTACCGCCCGGTGACCGACGCCGAGGCCATGGAGGCGTTCCGCCTGCTGTGCAGGACCGAGGGCATCATCCCGGCGATCGAGTCGGCGCACGCCCTCGCGGGGGCGATGCAGCTCGGCGCGGAGGCTGCGACGTGGTCGCAGGACGGGAGCGAGCCGATCGTCCTGATCAACCTGTCGGGCCGGGGTGACAAGGACGTCGCGACGGCGGCCGCCTGGTTCCGGCTGATCGAGGACAAGCCGGTGCTCAAGGCCGACGAGGGGGAGCAGCTGTGA
- a CDS encoding DUF2752 domain-containing protein: MSTGTASSSHVVRRGAVPLALGAAVTAGVVLLVVRTPYAPLSYGICPSVLFLGVSCPGCGGLRATHDLATGDVAGAWAANPLWTVTAPLLVLAWIAWTVRRLRGGPPTSAPAWLPWVALGSVVAFAVLRNVPALVPYLGPAPLP; encoded by the coding sequence GTGAGCACCGGCACCGCATCCTCGTCGCACGTCGTGCGGCGGGGGGCGGTGCCGCTCGCGCTCGGCGCCGCGGTGACGGCCGGTGTCGTCCTGCTCGTCGTCCGGACGCCGTACGCGCCCCTCAGCTACGGGATCTGCCCGTCGGTCCTGTTCCTGGGGGTGTCGTGCCCCGGCTGCGGAGGGCTGCGCGCGACGCACGACCTGGCCACCGGCGACGTCGCCGGCGCCTGGGCGGCCAACCCGCTGTGGACCGTGACGGCACCGCTCCTCGTGCTCGCGTGGATCGCGTGGACCGTGCGGCGCCTGCGCGGCGGCCCGCCGACGAGCGCGCCCGCCTGGCTCCCGTGGGTCGCCCTCGGCAGCGTCGTCGCGTTCGCCGTGCTGCGCAACGTGCCCGCCCTCGTCCCGTACCTGGGACCCGCCCCGCTGCCCTGA
- the gltB gene encoding glutamate synthase large subunit: MSTSPVSPGTAVAPARHALYDPSAEHDACGFAFVATLRGTPGRDIVDAGLTALLNLDHRGAVGAEEDSGDGAGILTQIPDAFLRDVVDAELPAAGYYAIGMAFLPVDDAERARTVAAVEAVAAEEKLEVLAWREVVVTADLVGPTARASMPVFRQLVVADPSRELSGIALDRRAYRLRKRAEREHGVYFASLSARTITYKGMLTTGQLEPFFADLSDPRYATEIALVHSRFSTNTFPSWPLAQPFRMVAHNGEINTVRGNRNWMAAREGMLTSDLLGDLAPLLPVCTPGGSDSGSFDEVLELLHLSGRSLPHAVMMMIPEPWENHAQMDPATRAFFEYHSTLMEPWDGPAAMTFTDGTVIGAVQDRNGLRPGRYWVTEDGLVVCASEAGVLDLDPSSIVSKGRLEPGQFFLVDIGQGRIVADVEVMAQLSAQRPYAQWVQDNAVHLSQLPDREHVAHSAASVRRRQRAFGYTEEELKILLAPMASAGAEPLGAMGSDTPVAVLSKRPRLLFDYFTQMFAQVTNPPLDAIREELVTSIGGAIGPEPNLLVDGPEHARKIMLPFPVIDNDQLAKIVHVAKEPSLGFRATTIRGLYRVDGGGAALERRLEEIFAEVDRAVADGVSFLVLSDRNSDADLAPIPSLLLLSAVHHHTLRRHTRTQISLVVEAGDVREVHHVALLVGYGAAAVNPYLAMETVEDQARSGYFAGVTPEKAVTNLIKALGKGVLKVMSKMGISTIASYRGAQVFEAIGLSHALVDRYFTGTTSRLGGIGLDVIAAEVAARHADAYPASGNRQAHQRLAVGGEYQWRRGGEEHLFDPETVFRLQHSTRTRQMDVFREYTSRVDEQSERLMTLRGMLRLKDGDRPAVPIDEVEPVSEIVKRFNTGAMSYGSISMEAHETLAIAMNSIGGKSNTGEGGEDSERLHDPRRRSAIKQIASGRFGVTSEYLTNADDIQIKLAQGAKPGEGGQLPGHKVYPWVAKTRHSTPGVGLISPPPHHDIYSIEDLAQLIHDAKNANPSARIHTKLVSEFGVGTVAAGVAKAHSDVVLISGHDGGTGASPLTSLKHAGTPWEIGLAETQQTLVLNDLRDRVVVQVDGQLKTGRDVVVGALLGAEEFGFATAPLVVSGCVMMRVCHLDTCPVGVATQNPELRARFNGRPEFVVTFFEFIAQEVREYLAALGFRTLKEAVGRVEMLDTRDAIDHWKAEGLDLGPVLAVPSPKPGSALSHARDQDHGLDRALDNQLIALAADALERSEPVRIDLPVRNVNRTVGTMLGHQVTKRFGGAGLPFGTIDVTLTGSAGQSFGAFLPQGITLRLFGDANDYVGKGLSGGRIVVRPDRSSVLASQHNVIAGNVIGYGATSGQIYLRGLVGERFGVRNSGATLVVEGVGDHACEYMTGGTVVVLGPTGRNLGAGMSGGTAYVLDLSRELVNVDAVRTGELALDPLDDDDFALVESTLRDYAEETGSLVAAQLLEDPAATRARFTRLLPTEYSRVRRALAQAEADGLDPSAPGVWDTILEVARG; this comes from the coding sequence ATGTCGACGTCGCCCGTGAGCCCCGGCACCGCCGTGGCGCCAGCCCGGCACGCCCTCTACGACCCGTCCGCCGAGCACGACGCGTGCGGCTTCGCCTTCGTCGCGACGCTGCGCGGCACCCCCGGTCGCGACATCGTCGACGCCGGGCTGACGGCGCTGCTCAACCTGGACCACCGCGGTGCGGTCGGTGCGGAGGAGGACAGCGGCGACGGTGCCGGCATCCTCACCCAGATCCCCGACGCGTTCCTGCGCGACGTCGTCGACGCCGAGCTGCCCGCCGCGGGCTACTACGCCATCGGCATGGCGTTCCTCCCGGTGGACGACGCCGAGCGCGCCCGCACCGTCGCGGCGGTCGAGGCGGTCGCTGCCGAGGAGAAGCTCGAGGTCCTCGCGTGGCGCGAGGTCGTCGTGACCGCCGACCTCGTCGGCCCGACGGCGCGCGCCTCCATGCCGGTGTTCCGCCAGCTCGTCGTGGCCGACCCGTCACGCGAGCTCTCCGGCATCGCGCTCGACCGTCGCGCCTACCGGCTGCGCAAACGCGCCGAGCGGGAGCACGGCGTCTACTTCGCGTCGCTGTCGGCCCGGACGATCACCTACAAGGGCATGCTCACCACGGGTCAGCTCGAGCCGTTCTTCGCGGACCTCTCGGACCCGCGGTACGCGACCGAGATCGCCCTCGTGCACTCGCGGTTCTCGACCAACACGTTCCCGTCGTGGCCGCTCGCGCAGCCGTTCCGGATGGTCGCCCACAACGGCGAGATCAACACCGTCCGGGGCAACCGCAACTGGATGGCGGCGCGCGAGGGCATGCTCACCTCCGACCTGCTGGGCGACCTGGCGCCGCTGCTCCCGGTCTGCACCCCGGGCGGGTCGGACTCCGGGAGCTTCGACGAGGTCCTCGAGCTGCTGCACCTGTCGGGGCGGTCGCTGCCGCACGCGGTGATGATGATGATCCCCGAGCCGTGGGAGAACCACGCGCAGATGGATCCCGCGACCCGTGCGTTCTTCGAGTACCACTCGACGCTCATGGAGCCGTGGGACGGCCCGGCGGCGATGACCTTCACCGACGGGACCGTGATCGGGGCGGTTCAGGACCGCAACGGGCTGCGCCCGGGCCGGTACTGGGTGACCGAGGACGGTCTGGTCGTCTGCGCCTCCGAGGCCGGCGTCCTGGACCTCGACCCCTCCTCGATCGTCTCCAAGGGGCGGCTCGAGCCGGGTCAGTTCTTCCTCGTCGACATCGGCCAGGGACGCATCGTCGCCGACGTCGAGGTGATGGCCCAGCTCTCGGCCCAGCGTCCGTACGCCCAGTGGGTGCAGGACAACGCGGTGCACCTCTCCCAGCTGCCCGACCGCGAGCACGTGGCGCACTCCGCCGCGTCGGTCCGCCGTCGGCAGCGGGCGTTCGGCTACACCGAGGAGGAGCTGAAGATCCTCCTGGCGCCGATGGCGTCGGCCGGTGCCGAGCCGCTCGGCGCGATGGGCTCGGACACCCCGGTCGCGGTGCTCTCGAAGCGTCCCCGGCTGCTGTTCGACTACTTCACGCAGATGTTCGCGCAGGTCACCAACCCGCCGCTCGACGCGATCCGCGAGGAGCTGGTCACGTCGATCGGCGGGGCGATCGGACCGGAGCCGAACCTCCTGGTCGACGGTCCGGAGCACGCGCGCAAGATCATGCTGCCGTTCCCGGTCATCGACAACGACCAGCTCGCCAAGATCGTGCACGTCGCGAAGGAGCCGTCCCTCGGCTTCCGTGCGACGACGATCCGGGGCCTGTACCGGGTCGACGGGGGCGGCGCCGCGCTCGAGCGTCGTCTCGAGGAGATCTTCGCCGAGGTCGACCGCGCGGTCGCCGACGGCGTGAGCTTCCTGGTGCTGTCGGACCGCAACTCCGACGCCGACCTGGCGCCGATCCCGTCGCTGCTGCTGCTGTCCGCCGTGCACCACCACACGCTGCGTCGGCACACCCGCACGCAGATCTCGCTCGTCGTCGAGGCCGGTGACGTGCGCGAGGTGCACCACGTCGCGCTGCTCGTCGGCTACGGCGCCGCGGCCGTCAACCCGTACCTCGCCATGGAGACGGTGGAGGACCAGGCGCGCAGCGGCTACTTCGCCGGCGTCACCCCCGAGAAGGCGGTCACGAACCTCATCAAGGCGCTCGGCAAGGGCGTCCTGAAGGTCATGTCGAAGATGGGGATCTCGACGATCGCGTCGTACCGCGGCGCCCAGGTCTTCGAGGCGATCGGGCTCTCGCACGCGCTCGTCGACCGGTACTTCACCGGCACGACGAGCCGGCTGGGCGGCATCGGTCTCGACGTCATCGCGGCCGAGGTCGCGGCGCGGCACGCCGACGCGTACCCCGCGAGCGGCAACCGCCAGGCCCACCAGCGCCTCGCCGTGGGCGGCGAGTACCAGTGGCGCCGGGGCGGCGAGGAGCACCTGTTCGACCCCGAGACCGTGTTCCGGCTGCAGCACTCGACGCGCACGCGCCAGATGGACGTGTTCCGCGAGTACACCTCGCGCGTCGACGAGCAGTCCGAGCGGCTCATGACGCTGCGCGGGATGCTGCGCCTGAAGGACGGTGACCGGCCCGCGGTGCCGATCGACGAGGTCGAGCCCGTCAGCGAGATCGTCAAGCGGTTCAACACGGGCGCGATGTCGTACGGCTCGATCTCGATGGAGGCGCACGAGACGCTGGCCATCGCCATGAACAGCATCGGTGGCAAGTCGAACACGGGGGAGGGCGGCGAGGACTCCGAGCGCCTGCACGACCCGCGCCGGCGCTCGGCGATCAAGCAGATCGCGTCGGGCCGCTTCGGCGTCACGAGCGAGTACCTCACCAACGCGGACGACATCCAGATCAAGCTCGCGCAGGGCGCCAAGCCCGGCGAGGGCGGTCAGCTGCCGGGGCACAAGGTGTACCCGTGGGTCGCGAAGACCCGGCACTCGACGCCCGGCGTCGGCCTCATCTCGCCGCCCCCGCACCACGACATCTACTCCATCGAGGACCTCGCGCAGCTCATCCACGACGCGAAGAACGCCAACCCCTCGGCCCGCATCCACACCAAGCTCGTCAGCGAGTTCGGTGTCGGGACGGTGGCCGCGGGCGTCGCCAAGGCGCACTCGGACGTCGTGCTGATCTCCGGTCACGACGGCGGCACGGGCGCGAGCCCGCTGACGTCGCTCAAGCACGCCGGTACCCCGTGGGAGATCGGCCTGGCGGAGACCCAGCAGACCCTCGTGCTCAACGACCTGCGCGACCGTGTCGTCGTGCAGGTCGACGGCCAGCTCAAGACGGGCCGCGACGTGGTGGTCGGCGCGCTGCTGGGCGCCGAGGAGTTCGGCTTCGCGACCGCGCCGCTGGTCGTCTCGGGCTGCGTGATGATGCGCGTGTGCCACCTCGACACCTGTCCGGTCGGTGTCGCGACGCAGAACCCCGAGCTGCGCGCGCGCTTCAACGGCCGCCCGGAGTTCGTCGTGACGTTCTTCGAGTTCATCGCCCAGGAGGTGCGCGAGTACCTCGCCGCACTCGGCTTCCGCACGCTCAAGGAGGCCGTGGGTCGCGTCGAGATGCTCGACACCCGGGACGCGATCGACCACTGGAAGGCCGAGGGCCTCGACCTCGGCCCCGTGCTCGCGGTGCCGTCGCCCAAGCCCGGGTCGGCCCTGTCCCATGCCCGCGACCAGGACCACGGGCTGGACCGCGCGCTCGACAACCAGCTGATCGCCCTGGCCGCGGACGCCCTCGAGCGCTCCGAGCCCGTGCGCATCGACCTGCCGGTCCGCAACGTCAACCGGACGGTCGGCACCATGCTCGGGCACCAGGTGACCAAGCGCTTCGGCGGTGCCGGCCTGCCCTTCGGGACGATCGACGTCACGCTGACGGGCTCGGCCGGGCAGTCGTTCGGGGCCTTCCTGCCCCAGGGCATCACCCTGCGGCTCTTCGGCGACGCGAACGACTACGTCGGCAAGGGGCTCTCGGGCGGGCGGATCGTCGTGCGTCCCGACCGCAGCTCGGTCCTGGCGAGCCAGCACAACGTCATCGCCGGCAACGTCATCGGCTACGGCGCCACCAGCGGGCAGATCTACCTGCGCGGTCTGGTCGGCGAGCGGTTCGGCGTCCGCAACTCCGGCGCGACGCTCGTCGTCGAGGGCGTGGGCGACCACGCCTGCGAGTACATGACGGGCGGCACGGTCGTGGTGCTGGGCCCCACGGGACGCAACCTCGGCGCCGGGATGTCGGGGGGGACGGCCTACGTGCTCGACCTCTCGCGTGAGCTGGTGAACGTGGACGCCGTCCGCACGGGGGAGCTCGCGCTCGACCCGCTCGACGACGACGACTTCGCGCTCGTCGAGAGCACGCTGCGCGACTACGCCGAGGAGACCGGCTCCCTGGTGGCCGCGCAGCTGCTGGAGGACCCGGCCGCGACCCGTGCACGGTTCACCCGACTGCTGCCCACCGAGTACTCCCGCGTCCGCCGTGCGCTCGCGCAGGCCGAGGCCGACGGCCTCGACCCGAGCGCACCCGGTGTGTGGGACACGATCCTGGAGGTGGCCCGTGGCTGA
- the lgt gene encoding prolipoprotein diacylglyceryl transferase yields the protein MTLLPLALPSPSQGVWYLGPFPVRAYAIAILVGIVVATLMTQRRWKDRGGDPETVLDITYWAVPFGIVGGRIYHVLSSPDAYFGPDGDPWKAFAIWEGGLGIWGAVAFGAVGAWIGCRRSGVRLAPFADAVAPGLLVAQGIGRLGNWFNQELFGGPTTLPWGLRIDDAHLPAGYDPGSLFHPTFLYELLWNLGAAALLIYLDRRHRLGHGRVFWLYVVLYTAGRLWIELLRIDPAETVLGVRLNVWTSILVGLGALVAFVVVGRRHPGRETTLLRTPPTTQDDEADAPDRTR from the coding sequence ATGACGCTGCTGCCCCTCGCCCTCCCCAGCCCGTCGCAGGGCGTGTGGTACCTCGGACCGTTCCCGGTGCGTGCGTACGCGATCGCGATCCTCGTGGGGATCGTGGTCGCGACCCTCATGACGCAGCGCCGCTGGAAGGACCGCGGGGGAGACCCCGAGACGGTGCTGGACATCACGTACTGGGCGGTCCCGTTCGGGATCGTGGGTGGCCGGATCTACCACGTCCTCAGCTCGCCGGACGCGTACTTCGGACCCGACGGGGACCCCTGGAAGGCGTTCGCCATCTGGGAGGGCGGTCTCGGCATCTGGGGCGCCGTGGCGTTCGGCGCCGTCGGCGCGTGGATCGGCTGCCGTCGCAGCGGGGTGCGCCTGGCGCCGTTCGCCGACGCGGTCGCGCCCGGCCTGCTGGTCGCCCAGGGCATCGGCCGGCTCGGCAACTGGTTCAACCAGGAGCTGTTCGGCGGTCCCACGACGCTCCCGTGGGGCCTGCGCATCGACGACGCGCACCTGCCCGCGGGCTACGACCCGGGCTCGCTCTTCCACCCGACGTTCCTGTACGAGCTGCTCTGGAACCTCGGGGCCGCGGCCCTCCTGATCTACCTGGACCGTCGCCACCGGCTCGGGCACGGTCGCGTCTTCTGGCTGTACGTCGTGCTGTACACGGCGGGACGGCTCTGGATCGAGCTGCTGCGCATCGACCCGGCCGAGACGGTGCTGGGGGTGCGGCTCAACGTCTGGACCTCCATCCTGGTCGGGCTGGGCGCGCTGGTAGCGTTCGTCGTGGTCGGACGCCGCCATCCCGGGCGTGAGACGACCCTCCTGCGGACACCCCCCACGACGCAGGACGACGAGGCTGACGCCCCCGACCGGACCCGGTGA
- a CDS encoding glutamate synthase subunit beta, with product MADPRGFLKVRDRELPPNRPVEVRLRDWKDVHALRQEGQPYLREQAGRCMDCGIPFCHNGCPLGNLIPEWNDLVRQGQWSDAIDRLHATNNFPEFTGRICPAPCESSCVLGINQPPVTIKNVEVSIIDEAFARGLVHPQVPQRLTGHTVAVVGSGPAGLAAAQQLTRAGHTVAVYERDDEIGGLLRYGVPDFKLEKIHIDRRLEQMRAEGTRFRPGVAVGTDVTWVQLQARYDAIVVATGATVPRELQVPGLELDGVHAAMDYLHQANAVVAGKDVPDQITAEGKHVVIIGGGDTGSDCLGTALRQGAASVTTLAIGKRPPGERPETQPWPTDPVVFEVSSSHEEGGERAYLASTVAFVGGEGDDAGHVRALRLATTEYLPDGRREPAPGTERDVHADLVLVAMGFTGPETQALVEQIGIGVTPRGAVARDEDFATGVPGVFVAGDAGRGQSLVVWAIAEGRAAAASVDAYLSGSSELPAPVSATTVPMRP from the coding sequence GTGGCTGACCCCCGCGGCTTTCTGAAGGTGCGGGACCGCGAGCTCCCGCCCAACCGCCCGGTCGAGGTGCGCCTGCGCGACTGGAAGGACGTCCACGCGCTCCGGCAGGAGGGGCAGCCGTACCTCAGGGAGCAGGCCGGTCGCTGCATGGACTGCGGCATCCCGTTCTGCCACAACGGCTGCCCGCTGGGCAACCTCATCCCCGAGTGGAACGACCTCGTGCGGCAGGGGCAGTGGTCCGACGCGATCGACCGTCTGCACGCGACCAACAACTTCCCCGAGTTCACGGGGCGTATCTGCCCGGCGCCGTGCGAGTCGAGCTGCGTGCTGGGCATCAACCAGCCGCCCGTCACCATCAAGAACGTCGAGGTCTCGATCATCGACGAGGCGTTCGCCCGCGGCCTGGTCCACCCCCAGGTCCCGCAGCGTCTCACCGGCCACACCGTCGCCGTCGTCGGCTCCGGCCCAGCCGGTCTCGCCGCGGCCCAGCAGCTCACGCGCGCGGGCCACACGGTCGCCGTGTACGAGCGGGACGACGAGATCGGCGGCCTGCTGCGCTACGGCGTGCCCGACTTCAAGCTCGAGAAGATCCACATCGACCGCCGGCTGGAGCAGATGCGTGCCGAGGGCACGCGCTTCCGCCCGGGGGTCGCGGTCGGCACGGACGTGACGTGGGTGCAGCTGCAGGCGCGGTACGACGCGATCGTCGTCGCGACCGGCGCGACGGTGCCGCGCGAGCTGCAGGTGCCGGGCCTGGAGCTCGACGGCGTGCACGCCGCGATGGACTACCTGCACCAGGCGAACGCCGTCGTCGCCGGCAAGGACGTGCCGGACCAGATCACCGCCGAGGGCAAGCACGTCGTGATCATCGGCGGCGGCGACACCGGGTCCGACTGCCTGGGCACGGCGCTGCGCCAGGGTGCCGCGTCGGTGACGACGCTCGCGATCGGCAAGCGGCCGCCCGGGGAGCGCCCGGAGACCCAGCCGTGGCCCACCGACCCGGTCGTCTTCGAGGTCTCGTCGTCGCACGAGGAGGGCGGCGAGCGCGCCTACCTCGCGTCGACGGTCGCCTTCGTCGGCGGCGAGGGCGACGACGCGGGGCACGTGCGCGCGCTGCGCCTCGCCACGACCGAGTACCTGCCCGACGGACGCCGCGAGCCCGCACCCGGCACGGAGCGCGACGTGCACGCCGACCTGGTGCTCGTCGCGATGGGCTTCACCGGCCCGGAGACGCAAGCGCTCGTCGAGCAGATCGGCATCGGTGTGACCCCGCGCGGTGCGGTGGCCCGCGACGAGGACTTCGCGACCGGCGTGCCGGGCGTGTTCGTCGCCGGTGACGCGGGCCGTGGCCAGTCGCTCGTCGTGTGGGCGATCGCGGAGGGTCGCGCGGCGGCCGCCTCTGTCGACGCCTACCTGTCGGGCTCGTCCGAGCTCCCCGCGCCGGTCTCGGCCACCACCGTGCCGATGCGCCCGTGA
- a CDS encoding DUF4190 domain-containing protein yields the protein MSQPHDPQPGPVYGQEGAYAAHPAGPTPVDAPPTPVDAAPPVDAVSSPPPPAPTAGHPPAGSPPAGYPQAGYPQAGYPPAGYPQAGYPQAGYPPPGYPPPGATPYVPRNDLAVWSLVLGLLGVLGCVFFTGVPAVLIGGNARKAVAAGQANNEGMATAGIVLGWIATGLGVLFAVIFVLAAVLPLLFVGFAIPFMSSDMG from the coding sequence ATGAGCCAGCCCCACGACCCCCAGCCGGGCCCCGTCTACGGCCAGGAGGGCGCGTACGCCGCGCACCCCGCCGGACCGACGCCCGTCGACGCGCCACCGACCCCCGTCGACGCGGCACCGCCCGTCGACGCCGTGTCATCCCCGCCCCCGCCCGCCCCTACCGCGGGCCACCCGCCCGCAGGGTCTCCGCCCGCCGGCTACCCGCAGGCGGGCTACCCGCAGGCGGGCTACCCGCCCGCCGGCTACCCGCAGGCCGGCTACCCGCAGGCCGGCTACCCGCCGCCCGGCTACCCGCCGCCCGGTGCGACTCCCTACGTGCCGCGGAACGACCTCGCGGTGTGGTCGCTCGTCCTGGGGCTGCTCGGCGTGCTCGGCTGCGTGTTCTTCACGGGCGTGCCCGCGGTCCTCATCGGCGGCAACGCGCGCAAGGCCGTCGCCGCGGGCCAGGCGAACAACGAGGGCATGGCCACCGCCGGCATCGTGCTCGGCTGGATCGCCACGGGGCTCGGCGTCCTGTTCGCGGTCATCTTCGTGCTCGCGGCGGTGCTGCCGCTGCTGTTCGTCGGGTTCGCGATCCCCTTCATGAGCTCCGACATGGGCTAG
- the trpC gene encoding indole-3-glycerol phosphate synthase TrpC, with protein MTVLDDIVAGVREDLAAREATTPLGELKEQAARRESALQCVSRLKAVDAVTVIAEVKRSSPSKGALAAISDPAALAAEYEKGGAVAISVLTEQRRFNGSLADLDAVRARVDVPVLRKDFVVSPYQVWEARAHGADLVLLIVAALEQTVLESLVERVHSLGMTALVEVHDTEEVARAVDAGARVIGVNARDLRSLEVDRSTFSRVAPAIPSDVVKVAESGVRGPHDVMDYARAGADVVLVGEALVTDDAPRQSVADLVAAGAHPSLRAVRQ; from the coding sequence ATGACCGTGCTGGATGACATCGTCGCGGGGGTCAGGGAAGACCTTGCCGCACGTGAGGCGACCACGCCTCTGGGGGAGCTCAAGGAGCAGGCCGCACGCCGCGAGTCCGCGCTGCAGTGCGTGTCGCGGCTCAAGGCGGTCGACGCCGTGACCGTGATCGCCGAAGTGAAGCGCTCGAGCCCGAGCAAGGGCGCGCTCGCCGCGATCTCGGACCCGGCGGCGCTCGCCGCCGAGTACGAGAAGGGCGGCGCCGTCGCCATCTCGGTCCTCACCGAGCAGCGCCGGTTCAACGGCTCGCTCGCCGACCTGGACGCCGTGCGCGCACGCGTCGACGTCCCGGTGCTGCGCAAGGACTTCGTGGTCTCGCCCTACCAGGTGTGGGAGGCGCGGGCGCACGGTGCCGACCTCGTCCTGCTCATCGTCGCGGCCCTCGAGCAGACGGTGCTCGAGTCGCTGGTCGAGCGCGTCCACTCGCTGGGGATGACGGCGCTGGTCGAGGTGCACGACACCGAGGAGGTGGCGCGCGCCGTCGACGCCGGTGCGCGTGTCATCGGCGTCAACGCCCGCGACCTGCGGTCGCTCGAGGTGGACCGGTCGACGTTCTCGCGCGTCGCGCCGGCCATCCCGTCGGACGTCGTCAAGGTCGCCGAGTCCGGGGTGCGGGGGCCGCACGACGTCATGGACTACGCCCGCGCCGGTGCCGACGTCGTCCTCGTCGGGGAGGCGCTCGTCACCGACGACGCGCCCCGGCAGTCCGTCGCGGACCTCGTGGCCGCGGGCGCCCACCCGTCGCTGCGCGCGGTGCGCCAGTGA
- the trpA gene encoding tryptophan synthase subunit alpha: MSVTGVRSATGDLLDGLAAGPAPRAALIGYLPVGFPSVPGSAQAVRTMVEAGVDVVELGMPYTDPVMDGPIIQAAANHALANGTRVRDTLRVAEEVAAAGAPVLVMTYWNLVLRYGVEAYARDLAAAGGAGLITPDLIPDEGAEWIAAADAHGLDRVFLVAPSSTPERLASTVAASRGFVYAASTMGVTGVRATVGERAEQLVADTRAAGASRVCVGLGVSRPEQAAQVAGYADGVIVGSALVRALLDAPDEVAGLDALAGVVSGLADGVRSARRAPR; encoded by the coding sequence GTGAGCGTCACGGGCGTGCGATCGGCGACGGGTGACCTGCTCGACGGGCTGGCGGCCGGTCCCGCGCCGCGCGCCGCGCTCATCGGGTACCTGCCGGTCGGGTTCCCCTCGGTCCCGGGCTCGGCACAGGCCGTGCGGACCATGGTCGAGGCGGGCGTCGACGTGGTCGAGCTCGGCATGCCGTACACCGACCCCGTCATGGACGGACCGATCATCCAGGCGGCGGCCAACCACGCACTCGCCAACGGCACCCGCGTGCGCGACACCCTGCGCGTGGCCGAGGAGGTCGCGGCGGCGGGGGCGCCCGTGCTGGTCATGACGTACTGGAACCTCGTGCTGCGTTACGGCGTCGAGGCGTACGCGCGGGACCTCGCGGCAGCCGGCGGCGCCGGGCTCATCACGCCCGACCTGATCCCCGACGAGGGCGCCGAGTGGATCGCCGCGGCGGACGCCCACGGGCTGGACCGCGTGTTCCTCGTCGCGCCGAGCTCGACGCCCGAGCGTCTCGCCTCGACCGTCGCCGCGAGCCGCGGGTTCGTCTACGCGGCGTCGACGATGGGCGTGACGGGGGTGCGGGCGACCGTGGGGGAGCGCGCGGAGCAGCTCGTGGCGGACACGCGTGCCGCCGGTGCGTCGCGCGTGTGCGTGGGCCTCGGGGTGTCCCGCCCCGAGCAGGCGGCGCAGGTCGCCGGGTACGCCGACGGCGTCATCGTGGGTTCCGCGCTCGTGCGGGCGCTGCTGGACGCGCCGGACGAGGTCGCCGGCCTCGACGCCCTCGCGGGAGTGGTGAGCGGCCTGGCCGACGGCGTGCGCTCGGCGCGCCGCGCGCCCCGATGA